In Vulpes lagopus strain Blue_001 chromosome 4, ASM1834538v1, whole genome shotgun sequence, the DNA window CATGTGTCCAGATTCCCTACGAGTCTGGAGGCAATGAGTGGACAAAAGTAGGAGGTCCAGTGATGATCACATAGAAGGGGCTCAATAATTAGGTAATGAATGGATTCACTGGTGAGTTGGGACTGCAACTATGTGGTGTTCAAACTTGAGTCTCCATCAGAATCAAGAGGATTTGTGATAACAGTTTCTCACTGAGAGAACTGAAGTTTGGCAGGTCTGGGGTGAGGCCCAGAGATTTGCATTTCCAATAATTTCCCAGGATTGCTGCCTGGCCACATTCTGAGAAGCAGGGACCCCACGTGAAAAACTGACTCTGTAACAGTGTGGACGGCAGAGGAGTGCCTGAGCGGAGGCAGGTCTGGTTTCCCAaagctggggtggggacagggggcggagggggagacACAGGGCCTATCTCTGAGATCCCCTGGGGCTGGGGTAGGGGACAGTCACGGCCTCCTCTGTGTCCTCCAAGGCACCTCCTAGTGTTCTGGGCTGACACTGACACCCAGACTGGGAGGGGAGACAGCAGGAACACAGGCCGGATCCTCCCACTGCTAGGCCAGCCACCAGAGGCAGGTCTCCACCATCAGGCAAGCCAGAACCACAGCAGCTTGCAGGTGCAGCCCATGGAGCTCCCCAAAACAGAACTCCCCACCACTCTCCCTGGGGAGGGAGCTGGGCCCCAGGACTGAATGAAGCAGAAGGCCAGacacagggatgggggtgggtggtcacagcaccatttattgtCCAGAGAAAGTACAGACACCTGAGGGCCACCCCCTGAGCagggaaagatgagagagaaaaaaatacactcttcggagagagaaggaaaaaatggagaaatttttcAGTTTCCTGGGACTTCACATAGAAGTCTAGGGACCCGCTTCCAACCCTAGCTCCACAGCTGTGCTGATCTGGGCCAGCTGCTTCGcagaggaggacaggaggaggaggaggtggtggtggaggaagaagaagaggagggggaggcagcagcagaggcagcaggagaCCATAATGTCCAGGGCCCAGCTCCAGGGCCCCCCTggacaccctcccctcccccagcctgagaagaaggaggcaggagacTATGATGCCCAGTGCCTAGCTCCAGGGGCCCCCTGGctaccctctcctcccccaggttgagggggagggggagctgcaGCCACCATGTGTCACTGTCCGCTCTGGGCACCAGCCTCcctggagcagggagcagggctaCATTCGGTGATGGTAGAAAGCACTTGTGGGCCCATGAACCTCCAATGTCCTAGAGAGAGGCAAGAGGGATTCCTAGGAGAGCCTTGGGGTGTCCACCTGAGCAAAGGGAAGATTTGGAATGTTggatttacaaaaaaacaaacaaaaagcagtaattaaaaaaaaattaacttgacaataaaaacaatacaaaaaactTGCCCCAAGCTGCCAGGGAAAATGAACCACTCAATAAATAGAGCCCGAGAGGGGAAGGACCAGAGGGCGGCGCAGAGCCGGCGTGGGGACTAGCTCAGGAGTAGCGTGGCCGGTAGCAGTAGACGCCATACTCCCGGCTCTGCGGGTCTGGGAAGCCAAAGCTTCGGACCCCAGGCTCCAGGGGCCCACAGTTGGGACGCGGGTGAACAACAGGGTAGCGGGCGCTGCCATCTGCCAGCCAGCCAGCATCACAGCGGTCCAGGCCACGGAACTTCCAGGCAGCAAAGAGTTGGCCCACCTTGGCGATCTGGGCACCGTCTTCCTGGCAGGCCTCCTTTGCCTCTGCCAGGGTCAGCTTCTCAGGGTGTTCTAGGTAGTACACCTGCCCTGTGGGAAGGTGGGGCGTGAGGGTTAGGcactgggtgggggggaggcagccAGAGAGGATAGTAGGGCCTGTAGGAACGGCAGCCCATTAGACCTCACCAAACAGCCCTGGCGATCAGGAGCCCAGGGAGACATCAGGCTGTGGGCATTTGCCATGGATGCTTCTGGGAGGTACCTTCCCCATTCTGACCCCCTCTCTGAGAGCTTCATCACCCCTGCTATGGGGCTGGGTCCTTCCTGTCATGTCTGTACTCTACCTCACTCACCCTGGGTGGGCACCCCACCTAGCCTGGACCAATCAGGGTCTCTTGCCCACTCAATCATTTACTGAGTACTGGGGCACTCAGTTGGCTCAGCTAGTGGAAcgtgtgacttttgatcttagggttgttgagtttgagccccacgctgggtgcagagatgacttaaaaataaaagttaaaaaaaaatcatttactgagtacctactatgtgccaggacaCTTTTCTGAATGCTTGTGATGTGACAATGAaccaatttctgtttttatttatcttccccTAAAATGATCCTCTTCACAAGGACGGGCTGTGCTTTATTTGTCTATGATGCCCAGCACCTAGTCTTGGCCCCAGCACGAGTAGGCTCTCAAAAAATATCTGATGAACAAGTAAACCAGTGATTGGTGTGAAGCAGCAGCAGAGCACTCAAAACTCTGCCAGACGTGGCTCCAATGCCTTCAATGCCTACTCCAAGCCTCCAAGAGAAGGTGCCAGCAGGGTGGACAGAGACCTCTCTGGATCCTAACACTTCCCAGATGCCACCCTCAGACCCCCAGGCCTGTGCTTGGCCAGTGCACTCACCCCTGAGGGCAGGAGCAAAGCAGAATACATCATAGCGGTGCAGGCGGTGGTGACGTGGGCCGTAGCTGCGCACACCAGGCGCCAGGCCCAGGCCACCGCAGGGCTGCCGGGCCAGTGTGATGGGGTACTGCACCGAGGCGTCCTGCAGCCAGCCTGCATTACACCAGTCCAGGCCCTCCTCCCAGGCCCGGAACAACTGCTCGAAGGATGCCACCACCGCATCCTGCTCCTCACACGCCCGCTGGGCCTCATGGAAGTTGAGCTGATAGCGCCCCTGAGGGTGCTGGTAGGGAAAGACCAcacctggggagggaggagagagaggggcttgaagggggtgggcagggaaggatGCCCACTGGGAAGGAGGCTCCCCTATGCACACAGAGAAGCAAACCTGTCATCTCCTGTCCATTCTCCAGGTCCAAAGCAGAGTCTACGTCTGCCTTACAGCTCCCTCCAAGAACCAGGCTGGCACACAGCAGTACTCAGAAAACATTGATTAGCTTGTTAAGGTCATGAATGAATCAGCCAATTAACGTCCCAACTCTAGAATGGGAATGCCACCTAATTCACAGGGCTGTTGCAAGAACCCCAGTGCTAGGGTCTCAATGTGTCCCCTTGGCTCATGTGCTGAAATCCCAAGGCCTAAGGTGATGGtatgaggaggtggggccttcAGGAGGCACTTAggtcatga includes these proteins:
- the HAPLN3 gene encoding hyaluronan and proteoglycan link protein 3, which codes for MPGVMGLLLLVLLFLLPCISGLPFYNGFYYSNNPNGWNLGNGHSEGVFNGVKLVVETPEETLFSHQGAQVTLPCHYHYEPTLLAPRTVRIKWWKLSENGAPEQDVLVAIGQRHRSFGDYRGRVRLWQNGEREVSLQIRDLRLEDSGRYRCEVIDGLEDQSGLVELELRGVVFPYQHPQGRYQLNFHEAQRACEEQDAVVASFEQLFRAWEEGLDWCNAGWLQDASVQYPITLARQPCGGLGLAPGVRSYGPRHHRLHRYDVFCFAPALRGQVYYLEHPEKLTLAEAKEACQEDGAQIAKVGQLFAAWKFRGLDRCDAGWLADGSARYPVVHPRPNCGPLEPGVRSFGFPDPQSREYGVYCYRPRYS